In one window of Helianthus annuus cultivar XRQ/B chromosome 17, HanXRQr2.0-SUNRISE, whole genome shotgun sequence DNA:
- the LOC110921425 gene encoding DELLA protein GAI1 has product MKRNHTAVTAATSAAGSSSATAADVTEKGKNNNMWNEEDAGVDELLAVLGYKVKSADMVDVAQKIEHLEGVFGNDDGLSQIASDSVHYNPSDLHSWLESMICELNPSPEPVIIDDSFVNDSDLQAMIYPPAKKVKPNCSSSSSSSTITGSANPNPSIQNNNSNNQVVIVDSQENGIRLVHTLMACAEAIQQENYQLAESLVKQAGLLAVSQAGAMRKVATCFAEALARKIYRLSPQPPHDPPAFSDLLQMHFYETCPYLKFAHFTANQAILEAFAGKKKVHVIDFGMKQGMQWPALMQALALRPGGPPTFRLTGIGPPSGDNTDYLQEVGWKLAQLADTIHVEFEFRGFIAGSLADLEPSMFDLRNDEVLAVNSVFELHQLLARPGAIDKVLSAVKQMSPEILTVVEQEANHNGTSFLERFTESLHYYSTLFDSLESSGGGDGGVGGGAAVNGGVDVGVNGGGVSPVSSEDRFMSEVYLGKQICNVVACEGVDRVERHETLTQWKTRLDSAGFEAVHLGSNAFKQASMLLALFAGGDGYRVVEEDGCLMLGWHTRPLITTSAWKIR; this is encoded by the coding sequence ATGAAACGAAATCACACCGCCGTCACCGCCGCCACCTCCGCCGCCGGCAGTTCCTCCGCCACCGCCGCTGACGTCACCGAAAAAGGCAAGAACAACAACATGTGGAATGAAGAAGATGCCGGCGTTGATGAGCTGTTGGCGGTGCTAGGTTACAAAGTGAAATCAGCTGATATGGTTGATGTTGCTCAAAAAATTGAGCACCTGGAAGGTGTTTTTGGTAATGATGATGGATTATCTCAGATTGCTTCTGATTCTGTGCATTATAATCCTTCTGATTTGCACTCCTGGCTTGAATCTATGATCTGTGAGCTTAATCCTTCACCTGAACCTGTTATCATTGATGATTCGTTTGTTAATGATTCTGATCTACAAGCTATGATTTATCCTCCGGCGAAGAAAGTTAAACCTAATTGCAGTTCTTCGTCTTCATCTTCAACCATTACCGGTTCTGCAAACCCTAACCCTAGCATccagaacaacaacagcaacaatcAGGTGGTGATTGTGGACTCACAGGAGAACGGAATTCGATTAGTGCACACGTTAATGGCGTGTGCTGAAGCCATACAACAGGAGAATTATCAGTTAGCTGAAAGTCTAGTGAAACAAGCTGGACTGTTAGCGGTTTCTCAAGCCGGAGCGATGAGGAAAGTCGCCACGTGTTTCGCCGAAGCTCTAGCGCGAAAAATCTACCGGTTATCACCGCAACCGCCGCACGATCCACCGGCGTTTTCAGATCTACTCCAGATGCACTTCTACGAGACCTGTCCGTACCTTAAATTCGCTCATTTCACAGCGAATCAAGCGATTTTGGAAGCGTTTGCAGGTAAGAAGAAAGTTCATGTGATTGATTTCGGTATGAAACAAGGTATGCAGTGGCCGGCGTTGATGCAGGCGCTCGCGTTACGTCCCGGTGGTCCTCCGACGTTCCGGTTAACCGGAATCGGACCTCCGTCAGGTGATAATACTGATTATTTGCAGGAAGTCGGTTGGAAATTAGCTCAGTTAGCTGATACGATTCATGTTGAGTTTGAATTTAGAGGTTTCATCGCCGGAAGTTTAGCAGATCTGGAACCTTCTATGTTCGATCTACGAAACGACGAAGTTTTggcggttaattcggtttttgaACTTCATCAGTTGTTAGCTAGACCTGGTGCTATTGATAAAGTGTTATCGGCGGTGAAACAAATGTCGCCGGAGATTCTCACGGTGGTGGAGCAGGAGGCGAATCACAATGGAACGAGTTTTCTGGAACGGTTTACTGAGTCGTTACATTATTATTCCACTTTGTTTGACTCGCTTGAAAGCAGCggtggcggcgatggtggtgTTGGCGGTGGTGCCGCAGTTAACGGCGGAGTTGACGTTGGAGTTAACGGCGGTGGTGTATCGCCGGTGAGCAGTGAGGATAGGTTTATGTCAGAGGTGTATTTGGGGAAACAGATCTGTAACGTGGTTGCATGTGAAGGTGTGGACCGAGTTGAAAGGCATGAAACGTTGACTCAGTGGAAGACTCGGCTTGACTCGGCCGGGTTTGAAGCGGTTCATCTTGGCTCGAACGCGTTTAAGCAAGCGAGTATGTTGTTGGCTTTGTTCGCGGGTGGTGATGGTTACCGAGTGGTGGAAGAGGATGGGTGTTTGATGCTCGGGTGGCATACTCGTCCGCTCATAACCACCTCGGCTTGGAAAATTCGGTGA